A window from Thalassophryne amazonica chromosome 15, fThaAma1.1, whole genome shotgun sequence encodes these proteins:
- the LOC117525947 gene encoding gastrula zinc finger protein XlCGF57.1-like isoform X2, with translation MSKVHILRALLKQRLPEDEEIFELFERTTAEYEEELCGLKQENERQRKLLDDVFNSDDSDVQQLLIQGTEVPPEQQAWMSCLDQECPELHHIKKEEEELWSCEEQQYLQVLEVNSSLYANDEVKPESSLCHQPQHEENREAESLGSCSAEQRKTEDYKEDMGGSEPVDRLDQDSYSHPHSDFMMQHFPGPKSGVSCVDWKETKKAKSGLNALKYKIIPVCDNRCNAGVKPFNPDCDQRLVHNSNLKRHEGIHAEEKLFCCCECGETFNRNGNLKTHMMVHTGKKTFKCSECGKAFRQKSHLKRHVTTHMAKTSFKCPECGETFHRNNNLKTHMMVHTEKKTFKCSECGKAFNQSSSQKRHMLIHTGEKLFSCSVCRKTFSRKSILKTHMLIHTGERPFSCSECEKTFHTNSNLKTHMLSHTGKKIFKCSECGKLFPLKGNLKRHMTIHMGMTPFMCFECGKTFNQNSSLKGHMLIHTGERPFSCSECGKTFNQNNGLKSHMLIHTGEKPFSCSECGKAFNKNSRLKVHMLNHTGERPFSCFECGKGFAQCRDLKKHMTIHLRKKSFKYIKGSGKGNTSDIPSRLQTTCAEGVKTSRN, from the exons aTGTCTAAAGTCCACATTTTAAGAGCGTTACTGAAGCAGCGACTACCTGAAGATGAAGAGATATTTGAGTTGTTCGAAAGAACAACAGCAGAATACGAGGAGGAACTTTGTGGTTTAAAACAAGAGAACGAACGACAAAGAAAACTACTGGATGATGTTTTTAACTCCGACGACTCAG aTGTGCAGCAGCTGTTGATACAAGGAACAGAGGTTCCCCCTGAGCAACAAGCATGGATGTCCTGTCTGGACCAGGAGTGCCCTGAGCTGCATCACATTAAAAAGGAAGAGGAGGAACTGTGGAGCTGTGAGGAACAACAATACCTGCAAGTGCTGGAGGTTAATTCCTCCTTGTATGCAAATGATGAGGTGAAACCCGAGTCTTCACTTTGTCATCAGCCACAACATGAGGAGAACAGGGAGGCTGAGTCTCTTGGCAGCTGCTCAGCTGAACAGAGGAAAACTGAAGATTATAAAGAGGACATGGGAGGATCAGAACCAGTTGACAGGTTAGATCAAGATAGTTATTCCCATCCACATAGTGACTTCATGATGCAACACTTTCCTGGACCTAAAAGTGGTGTCAGCTGTGTTGATTGGAAGGAGACCAAGAAAGCTAAATCAGGTTTAAATGctctgaaatataaaataatcccTGTTTGTGATAACAGATGTAATGCTGGTGTGAAACCATTTAACCCTGATTGTGATCAAAGGCTTGTCCATAACAGTAATTTGAAGAGACACGAGGGAATTCATGCAGAAGAGAAACTGTTTTGCTGTTGTGAGTGTGGTGAAACATTTAACCGAAATGGCAATCTGAAAACCCATATGATGGTTCATACAGGAAAGAAAACCTTCAAATGTTCTGAATGTGGAAAAGCATTTCGCCAAAAGAGTCATTTGAAGAGGCATGTGACCACTCATATGGCAAAGACATCATTTAAGTGTCCTGAGTGTGGTGAAACATTTCACAGAAACAACAATCTGAAAACTCATATGATGGTTCATAcagaaaagaaaacatttaaGTGCTCTGAATGTGGAAAAGCATTTAACCAAAGCAGCAGTCAGAAGAGACACATgttaattcatacaggagaaaaactcTTCAGTTGCTCTGTGTGCAGGAAAACATTTAGCAGAAAGAGTATTCTGAAAACCCATATgttaattcatacaggagaaagaccctttagctgttctgagtgtgaaAAAACATTTCACACAAACAGCAATTTAAAAACTCATATGCTAAGTCATACAGGAAAGAAAATATTCAAGTGTTCTgaatgtggaaaattatttcccctgAAGGGTAATTTGAAGCGACATATGACCATCCATATGGGAATGACACCATTTATGTGTTTTGAGTGTGGAAAAACATTTAACCAAAACAGTAGTCTGAAAGGCCATAtgctaattcatacaggagaaagacccttcagctgttctgagtgtggaaaaacaTTTAACCAAAACAACGGTCTGAAAAGCCATATGCTGATTCACACAGGAGAAAAACCCTTCAGTTGTTCCGAGTGTGGAAAAGCTTTTAACAAAAACAGCCGTCTGAAAGTCCATATGTTAAATCATACAGGAGAAAGACCCTTTAGCTGTTTTGAGTGTGGAAAAGGATTTGCCCAATGTCGTGATTTGAAGAAGCATATGACCATCCATTTAAGAAAgaaatcatttaaatatatcAAAGGATCTGGAAAAGGAAACACTAGTGATATTCCCTCCAGGCTTCAGACTACCTGTGCTGAAGGAGTTAAAACAAGCAGGAATTAG